The sequence below is a genomic window from Escherichia marmotae.
TCGGCTACTATAGCACTACAAAAATAGACGAACACGTTAGAAATGAGTCAGTTGCTGTGACCGCGGTCATTGCCCGGAAAGGTACAGAAAGCTAAGATGAGATGTTATGGGCCTTAAATATTTGGACAGGCCCACACAGCAATGGATTAATAACAATGATGAATAAATCCAATTTTGAATTCCTGAAAGGCGTCAACGACTTCACTTATGCCATCGCCTGTGCGGCGGAAAATAACTACCCGGATGATCCCAACACGACGCTGATTAAAATGCGTATGTTTGGCGAAGCCACACCGAAACATCTTGGTCTGTTACTCAACATCCCCCCTTGTGAGAACCAACACGATCTCCTGCGCGAACTTGGCAAAATCGCCTTCGTTGATGACAACATTCTCTCTGTATTCCACAAATTACGCCGCATTGGTAACCAGGCGGTGCACGAATATCATAACGATCTCGACGATGCCCAGATGTGCCTGCGACTCGGGTTCCGCCTGGCGGTCTGGTACTACCGTCTGGTCACTAAAGATTATGACTTCCCGGTGCCTGTGTTTGTATTGCCAGAACGTGGCGAGAACCTCTATCACCAGGAAGTGCTGACGCTAAAACAACAGCTTGAACAGCAGGCGCGAGAAAAAGCGCAGACTCAGGCAGAAGTCGAAGCGCAACAGCAGAAGCTGGTTGCTCTGAACGGCTATATCGCCATTCTGGAAGGCAAACAGCAGGAAACCGAAGCGCAAACCCGGGCTCGCCTTGCTGCACTGGAAGCGCAGCTCGCCGAGAAGAACGCGGAGCTGGCCAAACAGACTGAACAGGAACGTAAGGCTTACCACAAAGAAATTACCGATCAGGCTATCAAGCGCACGCTCAACCTTAGCGAAGAAGAGAGCCGTTTTCTTATTGATGCCCAACTGCGTAAAGCAGGCTGGCAGGCCGACAGTAAAACCCTGCGCTTCTCCAAAGGCGCACGCCCTGAACCCGGCGTCAATAAAGCCATTGCTGAATGGCCGACCGGGAAAGATGAAACGGGTAAACAGGGCTTTGCGGATTATGTGCTGTTTGTCGGCCTCAAACCCATCGCGGTGGTAGAGGCGAAACGTAACAATATCGACGTTCCTGCCAGGCTCAATGAGTCGTATCGCTACAGTAAATGTTTCGATAATGGCTTCCTGCGGGAAACCTTGCTTGAGCACTATTCACCGGATGAAGTGCATGAAGCGGTGCCGGAGTATGAAACCAGTTGGCAGGACACCAGCGGCCAACAACGGTTTAAAATCCCTTTCTGCTACTCGACCAACGGGCGCGAATACCGCGCAGCGATGAAGACTAAAAGTGGCATCTGGTATCGCGACGTGCGTGATACCCGCAATATGTCGAAAGCCCTACCCGAGTGGCATCGCCCGGAAGAGCTGCTGGAAATGCTCGCCAGCGAACCGCAAAAACAGAATCAGTGGTTTGCCAATAACCCTGGCATGAGCGAGCTGGGCCTGCGTTATTATCAGGAAGATGCTGTCCGCGCGGTTGAAAAGGCAATCGTCAACGGTCAACAAGAGATCCTGCTGGCAATGGCGACCGGTACAGGTAAAACCCGTACGGCGATCGCCATGATGTTCCGCCTGATCCAGTCCCAGCGTTTTAAACGCATTCTCTTCCTCGTTGACCGCCGTTCTCTTGGCGAACAGGCGCTGGGCGCGTTTGAAGATACACGTATTAACGGCGACACTTTCAACAGCATTTTCGACATTAAAGGGCTGACGGATAAATTCCCGGAAGACAGCACCAAAATTCACGTAGCCACCGTACAGTCGCTGGTGAAACGCACCCTGCAATCAGATGAACCAATGCCGGTGGCCCGTTACGACTGTATCGTCGTTGACGAAGCGCATCGCGGCTACATTCTCGATAAAGAGCAGACCGAAGGCGAACTGCAGTTCCGCAGCCAACTGGATTACGTTTCTGCCTATCGTCGCGTTCTCGATCACTTCGATGCGGTAAAAATCGCCCTCACCGCCACCCCGGCGCTGCATACGGTGCAGATTTTCGGCGAGCCGGTTTAGCGTTACACCTACCGTACCGCGGTTATCGACGGTTTTCTGATCGACCAGGATCCGCCGATTCAGATCACCACCCGCAACGCACAGGAGGGAGTTTATCTCTCCAAAGGCGAACAGGTAGAGCGCATCAGCCCGCAGGGGGAAGTGATCAACGACACCCTGGAAGACGATCAGGATTTTGAGGTCGCCGACTTTAACCGTGGTTTGGTGATCCCGGCGTTTAACCGCGCCGTCTGTAACGAACTCACCAACTACCTTGACCCGACCGGGTCACAAAAAACGCTGGTCTTCTGCGTCACCAATGCCCATGCCGATATGGTGGTGGAAGAGCTGCGTACCGCGTTCAAGAAAAAGTATCCGCAACTGGAGCACGACGCGATCATCAAGATCACCGGTGATGCCGATAAAGACGCGCGCAAAGTGCAGACCATGATCACCCGCTTCAATAAAGAGCGGCTGCCCAATATCGTGGTGACCGTCGACCTGCTGACAACCGGCGTCGATATTCCGTCGATATGTAACATCGTGTTCCTGCGTAAAGTACGCAGCCGTATTCTGTACGAGCAGATGAAAGGCCGCGCCACGCGCTTATGCCCGGACGTGAATAAAACCAGCTTTAAGATTTTCGACTGCGTCGATATCTACAGCACGCTGGAGAGCGTCGACACCATGCGTCCGGTGGTGGTGCGTCCGAAGGTGGAACTGCAAACCCTGGTCAACGAAATTACCGATTCAGGAACCTATAAAATCACCGAAGCGGACGGCCGTAGCTTTGCCGAGCACAGCCATGAACAACTGGTGGCGAAGCTCCAGCGCATCATCGGCCTGGCCACGTTTAACCGTAACCGCAGCGAAACGATAGACAAACAGGTGCGTCGTCTGGATGAGCTATGCCAGGACGCGGCGGGCGTGAACTTTAACGGCTTCGCCTCGCGCCTGCGGGAAAAAGGGCCGCACTGGAGCGCCGAAGTCTTTAACAAACTGCCTGGCTTTATCGCCCGTCTGGAAAAGCTGAAAACCGACATCAACAACCTGAATAATGCGCCGATCTTCCTCGATATTGACGATGAAGTGGTGAGCGTAAAATCGCTGTACGGTGATTACGACACGCCGCAGGATTTCCTCGAAGCCTTTGACTCGCTGGTGCAACGTTCCCCGAACGCGCAACCGGCATTGCAGGCGGTGATCAATCGCCCGCGCGATCTCACCCGTAAAGGACTGGTCGAGCTACAGGAGTGGTTTGACCGCCAGCACTTTGAGGAATCTTCCCTGCGCAAAGCGTGGAAAGAGACGCGCAATGAAGATATCGCCGCGCGGCGGTGGGCGATGCGCTGAAACCGTTTGAGGAACGTGTCGATCACGCGCTGACGCGCATTAAGGGCGAAAACGACTGGAGCAGCGAGCAATTAAGCTGGCTCGATCGTTTAGCGCAGGCGCTGAAAGAGAAAGTGGTGCTCGACGACGATGTGTTCAAAACCGGCAACTTCCACCGTCGCGGCGGGAAGGCAATGCTGCAAAGAACCTTCGACGATAATCTCGACAGCCTGCTCGATAAATTCAGCGATTATATTTGGGATGAACTCGCCTGACACGTATACACTTCATCCTTCAGGCTGCCTCTGCGTTGGCTGCGCTCGTTCACCCCGGTCACGTACTTCTGTACGCTCCTGGGGATTCACTCGCTTGCCACCTTGATGCAACCTGAATGATTTTGTGTATATTACCCCCGGCAATTTCTTTTTCTGCGGCCCCGAACATGCGGGCCGCTGCTTAATTTACGGAACTCACAATGAACAATAACGATCTGGTCGCCAAGCTGTGGAAGCTGTGCGACAACCTGCGCGATGGCGGCGTTTCCTATCAAAACTACGTCAATGAACTCGCCTCGCTGCTGTTTTTGAAAATGTGTAAAGAGACCGGACAGGAAGCCGATTACCTGCCGGAAGGCTACCGCTGGGATGACCTGAAATCGCGCATCGGCCAGGAGCAGTTGCAGTTCTACCGTAACCTGCTGGTACATCTGGGCGCCGACAATCAAAAGCTGGTGCAGGCGGTATTCCAGAACGTCAACACAACCATTACCCAGCCAAAACAGTTGACCGAGCTGGTCAGCAATATGGATTCACTGGACTGGTACAACGGTGCGCACGGTAAGTCGCGCGATGACTTCGGCGATATGTACGAAGGGCTGTTGCAGAAGAACGCGAATGAAACCAAGTCTGGCGCAGGCCAGTACTTCACCCCGCGTCCGCTGATTAAAACCATTATTCATCTGCTGAAACCGCAGCCGCGTGAAGTGGTGCAGGATCCGGCAGCAGGTACGGCGGGCTTTTTGATTGAAGCCGACCGCTACGTTAAGTCGCAAACCAATGATCTGGACGACCTTGATGGCGACACGCAGGATTTCCAGATCCACCGCGCGTTTATCGGCCTCGAACTGGTGCCCGGCACCCGTCGTCTGGCACTGATGAACTGCCTGCTGCACGATATTGAAGGCAACCTCGACCACGGCGGCGCAATCCGTCTGGGCAACACTCTGGGTAGCGACGGTGAAAACCTGCCGAAGGCGCATATTGTCGCCACTAACCCGCCGTTTGGCAGCGCCGCAGGCACCAACATTACCCGCACCTTTGTTCACCCGACCAGTAACAAACAGTTGTGCTTTATGCAGCATATTATCGAAACGCTGCACCCCGGCGGTCGTGCGGCGGTGGTGGTGCCGGATAACGTGCTGTTTGAAGGCGGCAAAGGCACCGACATTCGTCGTGACCTGATGGATAAGTGTCATCTGCACACCATTCTGCGCCTGCCGACCGGTATTTTTTACGCGCAGGGCGTGAAGACCAACGTGCTGTTCTTCACCAAAGGCACGGTGGCGAACCCACATCAGGATAAGAACTGCACCGATGACGTGTGGGTGTACGACCTGCGTACCAATATGCCGAGCTTTGGTAAACGCACGCCGTTTACCGACGAGCATTTGCAGCCGTTTGAGCGCGTGTATGGCGAAGACCCGCACGGTTTAAGCCCGCGTAGCGAAGGCGACTGGGAATTCGACGCAGAAAAAAGTGAAATTGCCGACAGCGAAGAGAACAAAAACACCGATCAGCATCTGGCCACCAGCCGCTGGCGCAAATTCAGCCGCGAGTGGATCCGCACCGCGAAATCCGATTCGTTGGATATCTCCTGGCTGAAAGATAAAGACAGCATTGATGCCGACAACCTACCGGAGCCGGATGTGTTAGCGGCAGAAGCGATGGGTGAGCTGGTGCAGGCGCTGGGCGAACTGGATGCGCTGATGCGTGAACTGGGGGCGAGCGATGAGGCGGATGCGCAGCGTCAGTTGCTGGAAGAAGCGTTTGGTGGGGTGAAGGAATGAGTTCGGAGAAATTGCCGGAGGGGTGGGTTGAAACTCAGCTTGGGAAAATCATTGAACTCAAATATGGAAAATCATTAGCTGCACCATCTCGCGATGGAAAAGATTTCCCTGTTTATGGTTCCAACGGCATAGTGGGAATGCATTCAGCCCCATTAATAAATGGTGCGGGTTTAATAGTTGGAAGAAAAGGTTCATATGGTGTTGTGCAAAAATCAACAGGGCCATTTTTTCCTATAGATACCACCTACTATATCGATGATTTATACAATCAACCCATTGATTATTGGTACTATTACTTAACCTTTTTACCGTTAACTAAATTAAATCGTTCTACCGCAATTCCAGGCCTAAACAGAGAGGATGCATATAATCTTAATATTGCCATCCCGCCACTTGCCGAACAAAAAATCATCGCAGAAAAACTCGATACGCTGCTGGCGCAAGTAGACAGCACCAAAGCACGTCTTGAGCAAATCCCACAAATCCTGAAACGTTTTCGGCAGGCGGTATTGGCTGCAGCGGTGAGTGGAAAATTAACTCAAGAATGGAGGAGTAACAATAAGACTCTTGAGTCTGCTCAAGATTTGCTAAAACGCTGGTTAGATATTAGGGAAAATAATTTCATTAGCAACCAATATAATTTATTGGAAAATAAAAAGATAAAAAAAATCAAAAATTTTCCTAAGCCTCTTCAACCAGATACAACTACGGGCAATGAACTAGCAGTTCCTGAAGAATGGAAAATTGTCAGTGTTTCTCAATTCGCTGATTGTTTAGATAGTCAACGTATTCCAGTCAAAAAAGAAAACAGGATTGCATCTGAAGGGATCTATCCTTATTTTGGAGCCAATGGCGAAGTCGATCGGGTTGATGACTATATTTTTGATGGTGATTATGTTTTGGTGACAGAAGATGAAACTTTCTATGGAAGAGTAAAACCTATTGCCTACCGATTTACTGGGAAATGTTGGGTAAATAATCATGTACACATCTTGTCTGCGCCAACAAAAATAGCTAATGACTATTTATGTTATGCATTAATGTATTACAAAATAATCCCTTGGTTAACTGGAACCACAGGTCGCGCCAAATTGACCCAAGGTGCGTTAAATGTTTTACCTATCGGACTACCTCCTGAGAGAGAAATTGAAGAAATCGTTCGTCGCGTCGAGCAACTCTTCGCCTACGCCGACACCATAGAAAAACAGGTCAACAACGCCTTA
It includes:
- the hsdM gene encoding type I restriction-modification system methyltransferase; translated protein: MNNNDLVAKLWKLCDNLRDGGVSYQNYVNELASLLFLKMCKETGQEADYLPEGYRWDDLKSRIGQEQLQFYRNLLVHLGADNQKLVQAVFQNVNTTITQPKQLTELVSNMDSLDWYNGAHGKSRDDFGDMYEGLLQKNANETKSGAGQYFTPRPLIKTIIHLLKPQPREVVQDPAAGTAGFLIEADRYVKSQTNDLDDLDGDTQDFQIHRAFIGLELVPGTRRLALMNCLLHDIEGNLDHGGAIRLGNTLGSDGENLPKAHIVATNPPFGSAAGTNITRTFVHPTSNKQLCFMQHIIETLHPGGRAAVVVPDNVLFEGGKGTDIRRDLMDKCHLHTILRLPTGIFYAQGVKTNVLFFTKGTVANPHQDKNCTDDVWVYDLRTNMPSFGKRTPFTDEHLQPFERVYGEDPHGLSPRSEGDWEFDAEKSEIADSEENKNTDQHLATSRWRKFSREWIRTAKSDSLDISWLKDKDSIDADNLPEPDVLAAEAMGELVQALGELDALMRELGASDEADAQRQLLEEAFGGVKE
- a CDS encoding restriction endonuclease subunit S; amino-acid sequence: MSSEKLPEGWVETQLGKIIELKYGKSLAAPSRDGKDFPVYGSNGIVGMHSAPLINGAGLIVGRKGSYGVVQKSTGPFFPIDTTYYIDDLYNQPIDYWYYYLTFLPLTKLNRSTAIPGLNREDAYNLNIAIPPLAEQKIIAEKLDTLLAQVDSTKARLEQIPQILKRFRQAVLAAAVSGKLTQEWRSNNKTLESAQDLLKRWLDIRENNFISNQYNLLENKKIKKIKNFPKPLQPDTTTGNELAVPEEWKIVSVSQFADCLDSQRIPVKKENRIASEGIYPYFGANGEVDRVDDYIFDGDYVLVTEDETFYGRVKPIAYRFTGKCWVNNHVHILSAPTKIANDYLCYALMYYKIIPWLTGTTGRAKLTQGALNVLPIGLPPEREIEEIVRRVEQLFAYADTIEKQVNNALARVNNLTQSILAKAFRGELTAQWRAENPDLISGENSAAALLEKIKAERTASGGKKASRKKS